A single region of the Lycium barbarum isolate Lr01 chromosome 2, ASM1917538v2, whole genome shotgun sequence genome encodes:
- the LOC132628450 gene encoding secreted RxLR effector protein 78-like encodes MEKLLPYLISKNQSGFVKGRNIFENILLTQEIVSDIRLRGKPANVVLKLDMTKAYDRVSWKYLMHVLRKMGFAEHFINLIWRLIANNWYSILINGQATGFFQSTRGVKQGDPLSLTLFLLSAEGKSPFLVSRHGLIFKDQGWSNHFW; translated from the exons ATGGAAAAACTGTTACCATATTTGATTTCTAAAAATCAGTCTGGGTTTGTAAAAGGGAGAAACATATTTGAGAACATACTCCTCACACAGGAGATAGTCTCAGACATCAGATTAAGAGGGAAACCTGCTAATGTAGTTCTGAAGCTGGACATGACCAAGGCATATGATAGGGTATCCTGGAAGTACCTTATGCATGTGCTAAGAAAAATGGGTTTTGCTGAACACTTTATTAATCTTATATGGAGATTGATTGCTAACAATTGGTATTCTATCCTTATCAATGGACAGGCAACTGGTTTTTTCCAATCTACTAGAGGAGTGAAGCAGGGGGATCCACTTTCCCTAACTCTGTTCCTATTATCTGCTGAA GGAAAATCTCCATTTCTTGTTTCAAGGCACGGATTGATCTTCAAAGACCAGGGGTGGTCGAACCATTTTTGGTAA